The window GCGCGGATCGCGGGCGAGCTCGTGGCCCTCGCGCGGCGCGAGCTGGGCGCGAGCGAGGTCCGGGCGGGCGTCCGGCCCGACAACGCCGCCTCGATCCGGGTGCTCGAGAAGCTCGGCGTCGCGCGCCTCGAGCCCGCAACGGAGGTCCTCTACTACGCGCGGGCGCTCGGCCCTACACAGGTTTGACCCACCGGCCGGCTAGCTGGGAAAATCGAGCTTCGACGAGGGAGATGAAATGGATCTCAGCTACAGCGCCGAGTACGAGGCGTTCCGCGGCGAGGTGAAGGCGTTCCTCGCGGCCAACTGGCCGCTGCGCGGCGACGAGGCGAAGCTGCCGGGCGACAAGCGCGCGGCGCTGCTGCGCGAGCGCGCCATCGCAGCCGGCTACCTGGCGCGCGCGATTCCCAAGAAGTATGGCGGCTCGGAGCAGCCGGCCGACGTGCTGAAGGCGCAGATCATCCGCGAGGAGTTCGCGCGCGCGCGGGCGCCCGGCGAGATGGCGGGCATCGGCCCGAGCATGCTCGTGCCCACACTGCTCGAGAAGGGCGCGGAGTGGCAGAAGGAGAAGTTCATCGGCCCCACCATCCGAGGCGAGATCGTCTGGTGCCAGGGATACAGCGAGCCCGGCTCGGGCAGCGACCTCGCGTCGCTCCAGACCAAGGCCGAGCTGCGCGGCGACGAGTGGGTGATCAACGGCCAGAAGATCTGGACCTCGGGCGCGCACCGCGCCGACTACATGTTCTGTCTGTGCCGCACCGAGCCCGACGCGCAGAAGCACGGCGGCATCTCGTATCTGCTGCTCTCGATGAAGCAGCCGGGCATCGAGGTGCGGCCGCTGCGCCAGATGACCGGCGCCGCCGACTTCAACGAGGTGTTCTTCACCGACGCGAAGACGCCCAAGGACTGGATCGTCGGCAAGCGCGGCGAGGGCTGGATCGTGTCGCGCACCACGCTCAAGCACGAGCGCAACATGATCGGCGACGCGGCGAACGCGCTGATGACCTTCAACGCGCTCGTCCAACTCGCGAAGAGCTCGCACCGCAACGGCAAGCCCGCCATCCAGGATCCGGCGATCCGCCAGCGGCTCGTGCAGCTCGAGGGCACCGTGCGCTCGCACCAGTACTCGGGCTACCGGCAGCTGACCAAGGCGGCGAAAGGCCAGGACCCCGGCCGCGTGCAGCTCATGAACAAGCTGATCTCGACGAACATCGGGCAGGAGGTCGCGAAGCTGGCGCTCGACCTGCTCGGCGACGAAGGCCTGCTCGAGCCCGGCGAGCGCCAGCTGGGCATGGGCCCGCGCGACGCCTCGCAGTGGGTCGGCCAGTTCATGTGGTCGCTCGGCAGCGCGGTCGCCGGCGGCACCGCCAACATCCAGCGCAACGTGATCGGCGAGCGCGGG of the Myxococcota bacterium genome contains:
- a CDS encoding acyl-CoA dehydrogenase family protein, whose translation is MDLSYSAEYEAFRGEVKAFLAANWPLRGDEAKLPGDKRAALLRERAIAAGYLARAIPKKYGGSEQPADVLKAQIIREEFARARAPGEMAGIGPSMLVPTLLEKGAEWQKEKFIGPTIRGEIVWCQGYSEPGSGSDLASLQTKAELRGDEWVINGQKIWTSGAHRADYMFCLCRTEPDAQKHGGISYLLLSMKQPGIEVRPLRQMTGAADFNEVFFTDAKTPKDWIVGKRGEGWIVSRTTLKHERNMIGDAANALMTFNALVQLAKSSHRNGKPAIQDPAIRQRLVQLEGTVRSHQYSGYRQLTKAAKGQDPGRVQLMNKLISTNIGQEVAKLALDLLGDEGLLEPGERQLGMGPRDASQWVGQFMWSLGSAVAGGTANIQRNVIGERG